The following are encoded together in the Bacteroidales bacterium MB20-C3-3 genome:
- a CDS encoding beta-ketoacyl-[acyl-carrier-protein] synthase family protein — MGVVITGIGVRSPLGCTVEECFMNLELGTRCVRDIENFETGGFSQRAAGEVRHNGEVVKSPPDVDRKTLFLEGSIEDLRNKTIFSERYNPEDIVLNTGGGLDYVDIESFYKTGQFRSPAGEELPSHYKSGEKIRETADKFNIKGGTNIFMASCAASTQAIGSSYRMIKQNFKKAAVTGGSDSMVNHVNYVGFQKLGAMTADTNSPFACKPFDLRRSGTVLGEGALMILLEKSSSARQEDILAEISGYASTMDAYAVTDPDPEGKSLAAAIDGALKDAGITSDMIDCVHLHGTGTPKNAPAEYNALKLVFGERVNSLPVYSMKGQIGHLIGSCGAMELLGAIYSLKHQVVLPTINFETRDPNAPLCVIKGEPLKMNIKYLLKTNSSFGGENTAIVLKKWERL; from the coding sequence ATGGGAGTAGTTATTACAGGAATTGGTGTAAGATCACCGCTGGGATGCACGGTTGAAGAGTGTTTTATGAACCTTGAGCTTGGGACAAGGTGTGTAAGAGATATTGAAAATTTTGAGACCGGCGGATTTTCACAGAGAGCTGCAGGAGAGGTAAGGCATAATGGAGAGGTTGTTAAGAGCCCCCCTGATGTTGACAGGAAGACACTTTTTCTGGAGGGGTCAATAGAGGATCTTAGAAATAAAACAATCTTCTCTGAAAGATATAATCCTGAGGATATTGTTCTCAACACGGGAGGTGGTCTGGATTATGTAGATATCGAAAGCTTCTACAAAACCGGACAGTTCAGGAGTCCTGCGGGAGAGGAGCTCCCGTCTCACTATAAATCAGGCGAAAAGATCCGGGAGACAGCAGATAAATTTAATATAAAAGGGGGTACAAATATTTTTATGGCCTCTTGTGCTGCCTCTACGCAGGCGATTGGCTCCTCGTACCGAATGATCAAACAGAATTTTAAAAAAGCGGCTGTTACAGGAGGGTCAGACTCAATGGTAAACCATGTAAACTACGTGGGCTTTCAAAAACTGGGAGCAATGACAGCAGATACAAACTCCCCTTTTGCCTGCAAACCTTTTGATCTCAGAAGAAGCGGCACTGTTTTGGGAGAGGGTGCATTGATGATTCTGCTGGAAAAAAGCTCCTCTGCACGGCAGGAGGATATTCTGGCAGAGATTTCAGGATATGCCTCAACAATGGATGCTTATGCTGTTACAGATCCGGATCCGGAAGGGAAATCACTTGCGGCTGCAATTGATGGGGCACTTAAGGATGCAGGAATAACCAGCGATATGATAGACTGCGTTCATCTGCACGGTACAGGTACACCAAAAAACGCACCTGCAGAGTACAATGCCCTTAAGCTTGTTTTTGGAGAGAGGGTTAACTCTCTGCCGGTATATTCGATGAAGGGGCAAATTGGTCACCTGATTGGTTCCTGCGGTGCGATGGAGCTTCTTGGAGCAATATACTCCCTTAAACATCAGGTTGTCCTTCCTACAATTAATTTTGAAACAAGAGATCCAAACGCTCCTCTCTGTGTTATAAAGGGGGAGCCCCTTAAAATGAACATTAAATATCTCCTTAAGACAAACTCATCCTTTGGAGGAGAAAACACAGCAATTGTACTTAAAAAATGGGAAAGATTGTAA
- a CDS encoding SDR family oxidoreductase produces the protein MGKIVITGASSEIGLSITGKLAGLGKPMVLHCFKNSDTLERWRGVAEIVKADFSQREELDMFIAGLDDVEILVYASAVTDAGLVPQIDEESLNNTIQVNIFAYTKICQALIPRMCSKRSGNIIGISSVSANRVFKGQGVYAGSKAYMEAFTKAIAIEYGKKGVRANCVAPGSIEAGALKRLNSFGMEEIKQVNSLNRLGSPEDVAEVVHFLCTPASSFITGTVIEVSGGHLMGV, from the coding sequence ATGGGAAAGATTGTAATCACAGGAGCCAGCTCTGAAATAGGATTATCAATTACCGGGAAACTGGCAGGACTTGGAAAACCAATGGTTCTTCACTGTTTCAAGAACAGTGATACTCTTGAGAGATGGAGAGGAGTTGCAGAAATTGTTAAGGCCGATTTTTCTCAAAGGGAGGAGCTGGATATGTTTATAGCCGGACTTGATGATGTTGAAATTCTTGTATACGCATCTGCCGTTACCGATGCCGGTCTTGTACCACAAATTGATGAAGAGTCCCTGAATAATACTATACAGGTTAACATCTTTGCATACACGAAGATATGCCAGGCACTGATTCCCCGTATGTGCAGCAAAAGGAGCGGCAATATTATAGGGATTTCATCCGTATCAGCAAACAGGGTTTTCAAAGGGCAGGGAGTTTATGCAGGAAGCAAAGCATATATGGAGGCCTTTACAAAAGCGATAGCCATTGAGTACGGGAAAAAAGGGGTGAGGGCAAATTGCGTAGCTCCCGGTAGTATAGAGGCCGGAGCTCTTAAGAGGCTGAACTCATTTGGAATGGAAGAGATAAAACAGGTAAACAGTTTAAACCGATTAGGCTCTCCTGAAGATGTTGCAGAGGTAGTCCATTTTCTATGCACACCGGCCTCTTCGTTTATTACAGGTACAGTTATTGAGGTTAGCGGCGGGCACTTGATGGGAGTCTGA
- a CDS encoding MBL fold metallo-hydrolase → MFEVKRFVQNKMAENSYLLSARNGDTLIIDPGANSKAERDSIENYIKENSLNPLAIVLTHGHFDHIAGAAWARDFYNIKTWMHIDDKEELVIAAHAASVYNVNMEYVFTEADNYFDGEPVLKFGSVEVHVLHTPSHSKGSVCLYLPDGDILFAGDTTYNGTIGYSNDGFASLIKVIKEKILTLPPSTMVYSGHGLPCMISELRLPSSARR, encoded by the coding sequence ATGTTTGAGGTAAAAAGATTTGTTCAGAATAAGATGGCAGAGAACTCCTATCTCCTCTCGGCCCGGAATGGTGATACCCTGATAATTGATCCCGGTGCAAACAGCAAGGCAGAGAGAGATTCTATTGAGAACTATATAAAAGAGAACTCCCTTAACCCTCTTGCTATAGTGCTTACTCACGGCCATTTTGACCATATTGCCGGTGCTGCCTGGGCAAGAGATTTTTACAATATTAAAACCTGGATGCATATTGATGATAAGGAGGAGCTTGTTATTGCCGCTCACGCTGCATCTGTTTACAATGTCAATATGGAGTATGTTTTTACTGAGGCCGACAACTACTTTGATGGGGAGCCTGTACTAAAATTCGGCTCTGTAGAGGTACATGTCCTTCATACTCCTTCCCACTCTAAAGGCTCTGTTTGCCTCTATCTGCCGGATGGGGACATCCTTTTTGCCGGAGATACTACATATAACGGAACTATTGGCTACTCAAACGACGGATTTGCCTCTCTTATAAAGGTAATAAAGGAGAAAATTCTTACTCTTCCTCCATCAACAATGGTTTACAGCGGACACGGACTCCCCTGTATGATAAGTGAACTCAGACTCCCATCAAGTGCCCGCCGCTAA
- a CDS encoding NINE protein, whose translation MKLENEKYCHECGRSINAKAEICPLCGVRQPYMASGYHGEQGINNQWLITFLLCWFLGVFGVHRFYAGHTGTGILMLITFGGCGIWWLIDFIMIIVGNFRDSDGNYIRLR comes from the coding sequence ATGAAACTGGAAAATGAAAAGTATTGCCACGAGTGTGGCAGGAGCATCAATGCAAAAGCGGAGATCTGCCCCCTCTGCGGAGTGAGACAACCCTACATGGCATCCGGTTACCACGGGGAACAAGGAATTAATAACCAATGGCTGATTACCTTCCTCCTCTGCTGGTTTCTTGGAGTATTTGGAGTACACAGGTTTTACGCAGGTCATACAGGTACGGGAATCCTGATGCTCATCACTTTTGGCGGCTGCGGAATCTGGTGGCTTATTGATTTTATTATGATCATCGTTGGTAACTTCAGGGATAGCGATGGAAATTATATCAGGCTACGCTAG